In a genomic window of Myotis daubentonii chromosome 18, mMyoDau2.1, whole genome shotgun sequence:
- the CDC42SE1 gene encoding CDC42 small effector protein 1 yields the protein MSEFWHKLGCCVVEKPQPKKKRRRIDRTMIGEPMNFVHLTHIGSGEMGAGDGLAMTGAVQEQMRSKGNRDRPWSNSRGL from the exons ATGAGTGAATTTTGGCACAAACTGGGCTGCTGTGTGGTAGAGAAACCCCAGCCG aagaagaagaggaggcgGATCGATCGGACCATGATTGGGGAACCAATGAATTTCGTCCACCTGACTCACATTGgctcgggggagatgggggccggAGATGGACTTGCCATG ACAGGTGCTGTTCAGGAGCAGATGAGATCCAAGGGAAACCGAGACAGGCCATGGAGCAATTCTAGGGGCTTGTAG